In a single window of the Bacteroides acidifaciens genome:
- a CDS encoding HU family DNA-binding protein produces the protein MAIQFEFYKNPQPEKEGEEPSYHPRVVNFQHVTTQRLAREIHMATTFGKAEVEAMLMELSRCMSNHLREGERVHLDGIGYFQITLQATEPIHSLTTRADKVKLKSISFQADRDLKSSCMATHLRRSKYKPHSASLTEEEIDWKLTEYFATHPVLTRSNMQSLCCFTQSMASRQIRRLKAVGKLQNIGKPTQPIYVAGPGHYEK, from the coding sequence ATGGCAATACAATTCGAGTTTTACAAGAATCCCCAACCGGAAAAAGAAGGGGAAGAACCAAGTTACCACCCCAGAGTGGTTAATTTCCAACATGTCACTACCCAAAGACTGGCAAGAGAAATCCACATGGCAACTACTTTCGGAAAAGCGGAAGTAGAAGCAATGCTAATGGAACTGAGCAGATGCATGAGCAACCATCTGCGCGAAGGAGAAAGAGTACACTTGGATGGAATCGGCTATTTTCAAATCACGCTGCAAGCTACCGAACCCATACACTCGCTTACCACCCGCGCGGACAAAGTAAAACTGAAATCCATCAGCTTCCAAGCTGACAGAGATTTGAAAAGTTCATGCATGGCTACACACCTGCGACGTTCGAAATACAAACCGCACTCCGCCTCGCTCACAGAAGAAGAAATTGACTGGAAACTCACGGAATATTTTGCAACGCATCCTGTACTGACCCGTAGCAATATGCAGTCACTTTGCTGCTTTACCCAGAGCATGGCCAGCAGACAAATACGCAGATTGAAAGCGGTAGGCAAGTTACAAAATATCGGGAAACCTACACAGCCTATTTATGTAGCGGGGCCAGGACACTATGAGAAATAA